A window of Henckelia pumila isolate YLH828 unplaced genomic scaffold, ASM3356847v2 CTG_466, whole genome shotgun sequence genomic DNA:
AAATACAAATCAGACCTCGACTTATAAACTACAACACCTCGACTAAAGTGCAACAAAGTATTTACAACTCAATCTCTTTGCAAAAAATAATCCTTAATGATCTGATAAAAACTCTATGCGTGTGCTAGAATTCTTCGGCTCCATATGATTCTTTAAAGTAAGcttgaacttttcaaaaataACTTTCAGTTGATTTAAGATAGTAGAATTATAGTGACCCACCCCGAAATCACAAACTCTAAACTAgcatgcaaaataacttaaacacaataatcaaaataaatcaaCGGAAACTTAATTAATCCAACTAAAACTGCCGCCAAGAATACAACTGGATCCAAATCGAATGTAGAATAATGTTATACAACCCCATTGAAAGTAATACTAAATCCCACAAATGGAAAACCTGGTACAATACAATCCACCCTGCTGcagctcaacgaccgctacctcccagtccgtccaacctaagtcctgccccatagaatggggtgtccagaaccaAAACCGAGGACATGAGCTAACAATACTCAATAccaaagtatgagtatacacatgttaTGAATGCTAAATGCAAATGAACGGGTACCGAAAACCTATCATGGTAGAAATTCTTTCTCAATAATGgcaccatggtatgtagcacactgggccgtcgcatcacgaggaactcccataccataattaATAAGTGGGATAACCGGATCCAAAACCATGGAATCCTTCCACAAAAACTCTGGGCTGAGCAACCCCTCTACTGGTAATATCAAGGTATATGCTCAATGTGATAATGCATGTAGCATAATAATagttatataataaatacatataagtcatgccatataaatcatgcaaacatagaCATGCATACTTAACCAGGGTATCTATGTATGTACCTCCAAATAAGAAATCTAGCGATACTGACTCTCTAGTCCAAGACTATAAGCAGACAATCATCATATCAATAAACATCTATTAAAAGCCTCAACTAGAATAATAGCAACCCGCTGAAGTTAATCATAGTCTATCGATATACTTGCGCCCATAATCAGCCCTTTGATGACGATTGCCCTAAACTCGAGTTACAACACTACTATAATCCTGGTACCTCTTTGTCACTGCTTAGACCTCGAATACTTTGCCCAAAAACCCTTAAAACCCGACTAGAAAAGAGAGAGAAGTTTGTAAAATGTGTGAAGAAATGAGGCTCTCAGCCCCTATATATGAACTTCGATCGGAATGTCTGATCCCtcgtttggagcttccgaacacatttcggaacttccgatcatcCTTCCAAAATCCCTCTACTGAACGCGTGTCCTCTGTTTGGAAATGGAGTTGTCGACAAAGTTAGGATCTACCGAGCTCTAGTTTGGAACTTTCGATCACTATCACGTCTAATCATCCAATCAAAACTCATACCCTGCCTGACTGCAACTAgattcggagcttctgatctgcaactcggtgcttccgaactaaTTGGTACTTTCGATCAGAAAAACTGGATTCCTAAACTAGTGCTTCCAAACTCCTCTTTGGAGCTTCTGAACTGTCCCAATACTTGACATGCTCGtaaccatttttgatcattCTAAATATGATTTCCaactctttaatcatgtttaggcaATATATTAGCTTAATTAGCAGTTGGACTAATACGTAAGATATTTTGTCCCCGAAATCCAAACTAGGATAATTAGAACAAAACATTGCTAAGAACAACTTTATTATAATAAGTAACAATGcagtttcaaaataaaaatgaactgctcaaaggaaaaagaatacaatcaaaacaactccgGATGCTCAGAGAACATACGactctctaactcccaagtcTCTTCCTCGGTGCCTCGAGGTTGCCACAGAACCATAACTAGAGGAATGTGTTTATTACAATGTACCTTGTCCTTCTTGTCAAGAATCCTGAGCGGTCTCTCTACGTACGACAAATCGTGATCCAGCTGGACCTCTGTTGGATGCAAAATGGGTGACTCATCTGCAATATGCTGATAGAGCAACGACACATGGAACACATTGTGAATGCTAGAGAGGTACAGTGGTAATGCTAAATGATATGTCACATCTCCAACCTTTTATAGTATCTCGAATTAACCAATAAATCTAGGCGCTAACTTTCCCTTCataccgaatctcatcacctttcggaaAGGCGATACTCGCAGGAAAACATGCTCCCCTGCCTCAAAATGCAATGGTATGCGCTTGGTGTTGGTATAACTGGTCTGCCTGTCATGAACGATCTTGATCCTTTTCTTGATCAACTCAACCTTGTCCACGATTTGTTGGATCAACTCCGGTCCTTCAACCTGTCGCTCCCCtacctcatcccaaaataaataTGTCCGACAACAGCAACCATAAAGAGCCTCGAATGGTGCCTTGTCAATACTAAGATGATAGCTATTATTGTTAGTGAATTCTATTATCGGCAagtgatcctgccaagataacccaaaatccatcactgaaGTCCTCAGCATATCTTTCAATGTCCAAATAGttctctcggactgaccatcaCTCTATTGGTGGTAAGCAgcactcaaactcaaagtagtACCTAAAGCTCGCTGAAAGCTATCCCAAAATCGTGAGGTTAACCTCGAATATCTATCGTTGAATGTGCTCAAAGGAACTCCATgaaatcgcacaatctcctggatgtataacctTGCCATGCGATCAAAAATGAACTCGGGGTTATACGGGAGAAAATGAGCAGATTTGAACAATCtgtccacgacaacccaaatagcatcacactgcCTAGAGGACATttgcaagtgggtgacaaaatccatattcacatgctcccacttccgtTTTGGAATCTCCAAGCTCTGCATCAGACCGCCCGGTCGATGATGCTCAGTCTTGATCTGCTGACAAACAAGAAATCGAGAGACAAACTGGTAAACACTGCCTGGGTGCACGGTGAATCTACCACAATGAGCCTGATACAAAATCTCGTCTCTCAAGGTAGGTTCGTCAGGTACCACCACTCTTCCAGATAAACACAACAGTACTTTTGTTTGAAAATAGAAACTAGATGTGTTGTTTCCCTGAGCAAGTCTCGCTAACTTTTGTGTATTCGGATCAGAAAATGGCACTTTCCAAATGCGGGCAAAAAATGATGGCTCAGTTAGTACTGAAAACACTCGGATTCCATGATGTCCTTTCTTATGTCGGAACATGAAATCCAATGAACAACACTCATGAACTGCACTAGCTAATGCACTAGTGCAAAAATTACT
This region includes:
- the LOC140872624 gene encoding uncharacterized protein; this translates as MDFGLSWQDHLPIIEFTNNNSYHLSIDKAPFEALYGCCCRTYLFWDEVGERQVEGPELIQQIVDKVELIKKRIKIVHDRQTSYTNTKRIPLHFEAGEHVFLRVSPFRKHIADESPILHPTEVQLDHDLSYVERPLRILDKKDKSLCKSLSIDCYRMVTGCSTELVGRLVVHCVTVFVPGLVTGA